The following proteins come from a genomic window of Pseudomonas cichorii:
- a CDS encoding DUF6021 family protein: protein MTGDNSKTGNSDDPDFNTESPDAEDPQMDPVKPAKTPAKEKGTQDDYPPYNPEK, encoded by the coding sequence ATGACAGGTGATAACTCGAAGACTGGTAACTCGGACGACCCGGATTTCAATACGGAATCCCCTGATGCCGAGGATCCGCAAATGGACCCTGTAAAGCCTGCAAAGACGCCGGCAAAGGAGAAGGGCACTCAGGATGATTACCCGCCTTACAATCCGGAAAAGTAA
- a CDS encoding c-type cytochrome has protein sequence MTKTALLILALLVQTTAQAAGDAEAGKAVFTRLCSGCHKIGPSARSAFGPPLNGIIDRQAAQYPDYKYTPEMQASGIIWTREKLSAFIKDPSEMVPGTRMKLWWMGNDQRMEDLLEYLEANK, from the coding sequence ATGACAAAAACCGCGCTATTGATACTGGCCTTGCTGGTCCAGACAACCGCCCAGGCTGCTGGCGATGCAGAAGCAGGCAAGGCGGTCTTTACCCGACTCTGCTCCGGCTGCCACAAGATCGGCCCCTCGGCGCGCAGCGCATTCGGCCCGCCTCTCAACGGCATCATCGATCGCCAGGCCGCACAATACCCAGACTACAAGTACACCCCCGAGATGCAGGCTTCCGGCATCATCTGGACCCGCGAAAAGCTCAGCGCCTTCATCAAGGACCCCAGCGAAATGGTTCCCGGCACCCGCATGAAACTCTGGTGGATGGGTAACGATCAGCGCATGGAAGACCTGCTGGAGTATCTGGAAGCAAATAAGTAG
- a CDS encoding 3-oxoacyl-ACP reductase family protein, which translates to MTQHASLAGKVALVQGGSRGIGAAIVRRLAKEGAAVAFTYVNSEINALDLQDSIGANGGKALAIRADSADATAIRHAVETTAETFGGLDILVNNAGVLAVGPLDEFSLEDFDRILAINVRGVFIATQEAARHMSEGGRIINIGSTNADRMPFAGGAPYAMSKSALVGLTKGLARDLGPQGITVNNVQPGPVDTDMNPAHGEFAESLMGFMAIPRYGKSEEIASFVAYLAGPETGYITGASLTIDGGFSA; encoded by the coding sequence ATGACTCAGCATGCAAGCCTCGCCGGTAAAGTCGCACTCGTTCAGGGCGGCTCACGCGGTATCGGTGCCGCTATCGTCAGACGCCTGGCCAAGGAAGGCGCGGCCGTTGCCTTCACTTACGTCAATTCCGAGATCAATGCACTCGACTTGCAGGACAGCATCGGCGCCAACGGCGGCAAGGCACTGGCCATTCGTGCCGACAGCGCCGATGCCACCGCCATTCGCCACGCCGTAGAGACCACCGCCGAAACCTTTGGTGGCCTGGATATTCTGGTCAACAATGCAGGTGTGCTGGCCGTCGGCCCGCTGGATGAGTTCAGCCTGGAAGACTTCGACAGAATCCTGGCCATCAACGTGCGCGGCGTGTTCATTGCCACTCAGGAGGCGGCCCGCCATATGAGCGAAGGTGGCCGCATCATCAATATCGGCAGCACCAATGCCGACCGCATGCCTTTCGCTGGCGGTGCGCCTTATGCCATGAGCAAGTCTGCACTGGTGGGCCTGACCAAAGGCCTGGCCCGTGATCTCGGCCCGCAGGGCATTACCGTCAATAACGTACAGCCAGGCCCGGTGGATACCGACATGAACCCGGCCCATGGAGAATTCGCTGAAAGCCTCATGGGTTTCATGGCCATCCCGCGTTATGGCAAAAGTGAAGAAATCGCCAGTTTCGTCGCCTACCTTGCTGGCCCGGAGACGGGCTATATCACCGGTGCCAGCCTGACCATCGACGGCGGCTTCAGCGCCTGA
- a CDS encoding DUF3142 domain-containing protein yields MRLWRFLTLLWLLGPLHAWAAVDASDYDAFWLWGGVTSQPVLAKAKTLYVLQGQISTSRRDPQQRVNFIAQGMAVTRLPQEQLWVVYRAHTLRWPEPVYRQLLGQVERWRQAGNTLVGIQIDFDARTRYLNEYVDFLRDLRRRLPPEYRLSITGLMDWSSNADARFIGDLKGVIDEVVVQTYQGRHSIPDYAAYLPRLNRLGLPFKIGLIQGGEWQAPGYLQDNEWFRGYVVFLQNR; encoded by the coding sequence ATGCGTTTATGGCGTTTTCTGACGCTGCTCTGGCTGCTTGGCCCGCTGCATGCCTGGGCAGCGGTGGATGCCTCGGATTACGACGCCTTCTGGCTATGGGGCGGCGTGACCTCGCAGCCAGTACTGGCAAAAGCCAAGACGCTGTACGTGCTGCAAGGCCAGATCAGCACCTCACGCCGCGACCCGCAACAGCGGGTCAACTTCATCGCACAGGGAATGGCCGTAACCCGACTGCCTCAGGAACAGCTCTGGGTGGTATATCGCGCCCATACCCTGCGCTGGCCAGAGCCGGTCTACCGCCAGTTGCTTGGCCAGGTCGAACGCTGGAGACAGGCAGGTAATACCCTGGTCGGCATCCAGATCGATTTCGATGCCCGCACCCGCTACCTGAATGAATACGTCGACTTCCTGCGCGACCTGCGCCGCCGTCTGCCACCCGAATACCGCCTGAGTATCACCGGCCTCATGGACTGGAGCAGCAACGCCGACGCCCGCTTCATCGGCGACCTCAAAGGCGTGATCGACGAAGTGGTGGTGCAAACCTATCAGGGGCGCCACAGCATCCCCGACTACGCCGCATACCTGCCACGCCTGAACCGCCTCGGCCTGCCGTTCAAGATCGGCCTGATTCAGGGCGGCGAATGGCAAGCGCCGGGGTATCTGCAAGACAACGAGTGGTTCAGGGGGTATGTGGTTTTCTTGCAGAATCGATAA
- a CDS encoding cytochrome b, which translates to MDSPSSESYTYRAKWLHWAMAVLIVLAYALILSRTQFGKGSEYRVFVVQSHFWVGIAILALAFFRVAERRRHRPPGITPPLEGVLRLAATVSHYALYAFLFAQPVLGLLTVVVEKGALPIPLTDVLIPWPFPTSGRVAEQFEDLHKLLASIFYYVIGLHATAAIWHHFVRKDNTLKRML; encoded by the coding sequence GTGGATTCACCGTCTTCTGAAAGCTATACCTACCGGGCCAAATGGCTGCATTGGGCCATGGCCGTCCTGATCGTGCTGGCTTATGCCTTGATTCTCAGCCGTACCCAGTTCGGTAAGGGATCGGAATACCGAGTATTCGTCGTCCAGAGCCATTTCTGGGTTGGCATCGCGATATTGGCCCTGGCATTCTTTCGCGTTGCAGAACGCCGTCGCCATCGACCACCGGGTATTACCCCGCCGCTTGAAGGCGTGCTGCGCCTTGCGGCAACCGTGTCGCACTACGCCCTGTATGCATTCCTGTTCGCCCAGCCTGTGCTCGGTCTACTCACGGTCGTGGTTGAAAAAGGCGCGTTGCCGATCCCGCTGACAGATGTGCTGATCCCCTGGCCATTCCCTACTTCGGGCCGTGTAGCCGAGCAGTTCGAGGACCTGCACAAGTTGCTGGCCTCGATCTTTTATTACGTGATCGGGCTGCATGCGACAGCTGCGATCTGGCATCACTTCGTGCGCAAGGACAATACGCTCAAGCGGATGCTGTAG
- a CDS encoding endonuclease/exonuclease/phosphatase family protein: protein MGFGIFNRRFILPELREAVRTVSADIVFLQEVHGEHNSHARRIKDWPTISQYEFLADSMWKDFAYGRNAVYPEGHHGNALLSKYPIVQHENLDISIHGTEERGLLHCILEVPHYGQVHAVCVHLGLFESHRRQQLKLLAELMERLPAGVPVIVAGDFNDWRLRADALLEGTGLHEVFVERFGAPAKSFPARWPLLRLDRIYVRNATSHRPKVLSNRPWSHLSDHAPLAVEVTL from the coding sequence ATGGGTTTCGGCATCTTCAACCGCCGTTTCATTCTGCCGGAGCTGCGTGAGGCGGTGCGCACTGTGTCCGCCGATATCGTGTTCCTGCAGGAAGTCCATGGCGAACACAACAGTCATGCCCGGCGCATCAAGGACTGGCCGACGATTTCGCAGTACGAGTTTCTTGCCGACAGCATGTGGAAGGACTTTGCCTACGGGCGCAACGCGGTGTACCCGGAAGGGCATCACGGTAATGCGTTGCTGTCCAAATACCCCATCGTTCAGCACGAAAACCTCGATATCTCCATTCACGGTACTGAAGAGCGCGGGTTGCTGCACTGCATTCTTGAAGTCCCGCATTACGGGCAGGTTCATGCGGTCTGTGTGCATCTGGGGCTGTTCGAGAGCCATCGGCGGCAACAGCTCAAGCTTTTGGCCGAGTTGATGGAGCGCCTGCCGGCCGGTGTGCCGGTGATCGTTGCCGGCGATTTCAACGATTGGCGCTTGCGTGCCGATGCGTTGCTTGAAGGCACAGGGCTGCATGAAGTCTTTGTCGAGCGTTTTGGCGCGCCGGCCAAGAGCTTTCCAGCCCGCTGGCCGCTGTTGAGGCTGGATCGGATTTATGTACGCAACGCGACGAGCCACAGGCCCAAAGTGCTGTCCAACCGGCCGTGGTCCCATCTTTCCGATCATGCACCCTTGGCGGTGGAGGTGACCTTATGA